tcgatgatgacgatgacaTGATTTAATTTTGAGAACATATCTATTCGATAATCTGTAGTTCTACAAAAGGATGTATAAAAGCCAGAATGTTCCCGTTTTTTCATGCAAACTGATCAACAATAACACGTAGTTGTGATTTAAAAATTTGAGCAAATGAATCATGGAGTTACAATACGGTCGTCTTGACTCCTTTATAATATCCTATTTTACATTTTATGATATACttatattatttatatacGAGCTTTAAGGGTTTTTAGATTTTCATAGTTTTTTCGGCTTCACCATTCAGAGTAACAGCACCTTTCTGCTTCATTGGTTGTGTTTCCTTCAATAATAGACCAAATCTCTTATCCTTGACCAAAGTAGCCAATTGAAAGATGCCTTGAACAATTGAGTCTTCAGGATTCAATTCATGTTGAGAGTGAATCCAACTTGGTTGGCATGTCTTAGAGCCCCCAGTTAATCTCAATAACTCGGATCTGTCACCTGTACTTACACTAGAATCACACAATACGATAGTATTGCATTCACGAGCAACTGGTAAAGAAATCGACTCTTTAGTTGAGTTCAATAGAGATTTAAGCTTAATAGCTGATACACCCAACTTTGGTAAAGGCAGTTCATGTCCAGGTAATGTTAATGTAGAGGTTGCATCGTAACTCAAGTTACCGTTTGGATTGGTGGCCTTTAGAATATGATCCCATGGAACCCATCTAGCAATTTGTATTGGACTTTCCACACATAGGTAGTTATTGGAAATCTCACTCATCCCAAGTCGAAACGATTTTAGATCTTTCTTTAGATTTTGGAGctcttcttcactttcatcaacaaatggaaaatttgaagacaAGTGAGACAATTTGAATGGGTAAACACCTTGTCTATCAATCTTAGTTAATAATTGTCTTGAAGTCTTTAATTTAAGAATATGGGATTGAGCAAAATCTCTGACATAAACACCGGTTCTGGCAATCAATTCTCCAGCCTTGTGTGATTTGCCGGCGTAAGAGTCGACAGTTTCCAAAGTAACTAAACCCTTTTTATTGCAGTGTTCCAAAGATGccatcttcaaatcaatCAAATAAACTTCACCTGATTGTACAACGAAATCGTCACTTGGAATGGCGGAAACGTTAGTGAACGGAGTGGCCTGGCCACGGTCTACCACAGCCAAATCCTTGGCATCCGTGTTAGACAACAAATCTGCTTCTTGATGGGATTCTGTCCAAATAACACCTTTATATTCCCTTTCGGCAACAATACCTTCATTCTGGCCTGCTAAAAACCTTCTAATTCTTCTTACACGAGAACTAGGAACAACGCCACAGTTATAAGATCTGGCGATAGTGTCTACAATAGTTCTGATCAATTGGCCTGTGATACCATTCGAAGCCCCACCTAAGGAAGCGGGTAGCTTTTCTGGTGTCAAGGCACAAGCTAATAATGCAACTACAGTTTCCATAGCAATGTGAGCGGCAGCGACCGCATCTGCCTTGCCGCCTAACAATGGTCCAGTTGGTTGAGGAATAGGCTTAGTTGCATCAACTGGGTAGATAACCATAGTGTGAGAAACTTCGGAAGTATAACCATCAATATGAACACCCAATGTAATTTTAACCAAATCACCTGGCCTCAAAATACCAGTCACAGATGACGCAAAAGTAGAGTCTTTGCCTTTGTTCCAGTTCAACAGATTTTGAGTATCATCTATCTCGGGACACCACCCACCGGAGATTTGATCGATGTCAATAGTAGTTGGAACAGCAATACCTCTTTCATTAACCTTGTTTTTATAGTACTGTTCCAAGCGAGTCAAAATAAACGAATCAGTCAGCAAACATAACTCTGACACAGTTACTTGATGTTCTGCGGTTTTAGAGTGGTAGGAATCATTGATTAAAGAGGTGACATATTTCAGAGCAGTTTGTGCAATTTGTCCAGCCGTTCTATATTTGTTCAAAACCGATTCCTGTAAGATATTCTTGTCTTTTAGTAAAATCTGAGTATCCTCGTGGGAAATAGCTAAAGCCATGATAATTTGAGCGGTGTTGGTCGGATCAGAGTGTATTTAGCATATATCTTAAATACTGCAATGTTCCagctcatctcatctcttctagtgaaatttttctttacctcggtaaaaatttttcagaatgcaaaaaaaaatggaagagACGTAGCCCTATTCCGGGTAACAAAAGGTTAGGGTTTTGgcctttcctctttagggcattatctttttcattctttctaGGAAGAGACGTTAAAAAGTGAAAGATAAGTGCAGGCTGGCCCAAGGGCCGTGTATCTGAGAGCTGCTGCTGCGAGCTACTTGAACGGATAGTAGAGTGCTTTTAAGCATTCATCCGGTTTCATTGCTGCTGTGCAGTTTCGAGACTATCCTGGTCGTCATaataaaagtaaaataTGGCATTTCCTTTTGGGAAAGGCCATAAGGGATTTGATAAACCAATTAGTTCATTTTGGTTCAAGAAACAGTCTCAAGGCCATCGGATTTGTCAAGGAGTGTCTTTTATAAGACATTTCTCGAACTGCGGGTCCGGTGATTGAAAAGCATTTGCAATAGCGTAATTGTCTCGAGCGGGCGTATAGACGGATGCCTATGCAGCGATTAACGAGCTGATTCCAAGGCAAACATCAAGAACTAGGCCCTCTTAACTTACCTTTTATAGGTGCAATCGCTTTTCCCTTTGCTTTTTCGGCTTCCGCAGCGGTGCGTACCTTGTAAATTTACACATCATGTACTTTTCTGCATCAAACATCTAAAGCGTTTGCatatgaaaataaaatgtcGGGagtttctttgaaaagtaaGCGACAAAAAAgatacagaaaaaatttacagaGTTATAGAATTACGATAACCTAATCAGAAATCGCATTAAGGTAGGAGGAAATACTTAAAGTAACAAGCATACAAATGATGCAAACACCTACAGACAGTATAATTTCCCCGTTTCACAATTTTGGTAATTCAACACAACATCATTCGTCGTCAAGAACTCCTAGACAAATTGCGGAGGTACAGAGACCAAGCACGCTGTCTCCATTGTCGAGAGGGAAAAAATGGACAGAGAAATTGGCCaggtttcaaaaaagtagtggcaagaaaaaaagattttcgCCGTCTcctgcttcttcttctacgTTTTCATTCTCACCTAAATCTCGAGTCACCTCCTCAAATTTCTCCGGTAACGAGGATGGCAATATGCTAAGTACGCCTTCGTCTGTTTCCGCAGACCATTTGCCACAACATCCCTACAGAACGTCTTCTTTGCCAAGACCCAATTCCAATCTTTTTTATGCAAGTCACAACGATTGGTCCGGAGCCAGCGAGCCTCCAGTCGCGGAAAATTCCAATGTTCATGCACCACATAAGATACCGCCCAAAATTGCTCCATTTGGCTATCCGATACCGAGAACTGCAAGCAAAAAGTCCTTTCTAAACGCCGCTTGTACGTTGTGTGACGAACCTATATCCAGCAGAAGAAAGGGAGAAAAGATCATTGAGCTTACATGTGGACATTTGAGTCATCAAGAATGTCTCATCATCTCCTTTGGCACTAATTCAAAGGCTGACGTAGGTGCACTCTTTCCCTTGTGTACAAAatgtaaagaaaatgccaaCAAGGCCGTCCAATGcattccaaaaaatgacgaattgaaagatttgctcatttctgattttttaattcatAAAATTCCAGATTCGGAACTACCAACAACACCCCAGTCCCagtttcctctttcttcatcGCTACTTCCTCCCTTCGGTTCGTCGTATACGCCAGTTGAAAGACAAACGATATATTCGCAGGCTCCAAATCTTAGTCCAAATCTCATATTAGCAGCTCCTCCTAAAGACAGGAACCAAATTCCACaaaaatatccaaaaaGGCCATTCTTACATATTCCCTCGGGTCATAAGAGAACAATTTCGAATACGAGCTCTATCTTTACAATGACGTCTATGGTATCGTCCGCAAATGATTCTGTTTCTATTATTTCTGATTCCATGCAACAAAGGGATGACGAAACCAAAATACCCCTGCCACTATTAAGGTcttattttattcaagtGCTATTGAACAATTTCCAAGATAATTTGCAAGACTGGAAGATAGACGGAGACTATGGATTACTGCGATTAGTGGATAAATTGATGGTTTCTGAAGATGGCCAGAAATACGTTCAATGTTGGTGTTTCTTATTTGAAAATGCATTGGTAGTAGCAGAAGTGGATGGCGAGGATGTTGACGTTTTGGAAATTAGGCTAAAAAACTTGGAAATCTTCACACCAGTCAGttgtttgaaaatgacTACACTGGAAGCTTCAGTTCTCAAGTGTACTTTGAATAAAGAAGATTGTTCAACTTCATCAAACCTTTacattgttgaaaaaataaactcaGATGAAAGTACGACAGTACAAAAATGGATATCAGCCTTATTAAACCATGATTTTGTgtttgatgaagacaatATCACCTCCACATTACCTATTCTGCCGATCTTGAGAAACTTTTCAGATAGTGGAGATAGTGGTGAGCATGAGACGAGTACATTTCTAGGTTTAATCAATCCTAATAAAGTTGTGGAGGTTGGAAATATGAATCATGAAAACGATACAGTAATCATCAGGAGGGGATTCACTTTGGGTTTATCAGAATCGTCTGCACAAAGTAGTGTTAATACCATACAATCTGTTTTGACCACGATTAGTTCAATCCTTTCCCTAAAACGTGAAAAACCTGATAATTTGGTAATAATCTTGCAAgttgatttcaaaaaaatagaggaagaaagatGTATAATCGTCATTTATAACAGTTTAAAGGCGTTATTGATCAAGTTTCCACGTCTGCAGTTTTGTTTCGTTGACCGAAATAATAATGTTCTGGACTATGGATCTGTATCACATAAGGTAGTTTCATTGAATGCCATTTCAAACCTGGAATCAAAGCGTTCCTTGATACAATTTTCTCCCACCTGGTTAAAAAACACGTTATATCCCGAAGAGATTCATGAACATCTGGGTATCATAAGCGTATCAAATAGTAATATGGAAGCCGATAAATCTGTATTATTTCAAGATTATAAATGTTTTACATgtcttggaagaagaagaccTAATGAATTGAGGGTTAAAGTGGGTTACTTGAATGTTGATTATAGTGATAGAATAAATGAACTGGTTGAGGTCGGTTCCTGGAATTTAGTCTTAGAGACTCTCTGTTATAGCTTTAGTCTAAgttttgatgaagacgaagaagacgaaaatgatgataactCAACTGAAAATGACTTTGACAGAAGTTTGAGATCACTATCGGACGCTGAATCGACGACTACTATTCATATTGATTCTCCATTTGGCAATGGAAACTTGACTATAAATCTAGCTGATGACGGAAACCCTTATCACGATATTGAACATTGCAATGTGAACAAACTGGAATCTGTCGTTTCTGCAACAGAATCGCCACTGTTCCCCAATGTTAGGCTTTCGCTTTATTCTAATGGAGAAGATACCAATGAAAGCGATAACAGTGTGTCAGCATTGCTGCTCAGTGATATGGATAGAAGAATCGGTGAGATAACGAGGCGTGGTTCGATTTCGAGTCTCATCGAAAGCGGCAATGAAACTTATCCGCTCCATATGGATTATATTTAGAATACATATTAAGCTCTATGCTATAATAATAGTGAGAACTTTCGCCTGCTGATCCCTAACTGTATAAGGTCACGTTACCTGATTTCGCTCAATTGAAAAGGTTGCTGTTTTTCTTAGTCTTTCAAGTTCGTAGTAAATGGACATTACCCAAAGATCTCTTTCTTGCCTTGACCTCGCCATGAAAACCATTGACTTGCCGCTTACACCTAACTTTTTGGTGAAATGAATCCTATCTTTGTTATTTGGCTCATTGGAGTTATCTAGGTCAGCTTCCACAGGAGGGGATCGGTCAACAAAGTTACTTTGTCCATCATAAGCATGTGTATATAGCGTTTCCTCCCCTTTCTTTCGCGAGCGGTTGCTAGAAAGTGCACGTCTTGTTCCAAACCAAAGAGTAAAGCACCGTGAACTTTCGTCTTCTACAGACCGCCATCCGTCCCCATAAACTCGAGGAAGAGCATGAGATCCATAATTTatttcatcaaaagtaCGATCTCTCTGTAAAAGGTCTAATTCAGTTGTAGTTCCAGAGTATAAATAACAATCGTCAATCGGAATTGTCATATAATGTGCATATTCTAAAACTTCCTTAGCAAAGCCTGTAGTCGATCTATGGAAACAGTGaaacaaaacaatgaaACCGGATATCAAAACTACGTAGTACCTTGAGAAAACAGAATGTTTGTGTGGTTTTTGATACAAAGATCCCTTTTGAATTAACGGCCTACTTAGCGATATTCCGTTCGCATTGAAAGTGTGTTCATCTGCGCGCCCATGTTCTATAATCCAGCGTAATGTATTTTCACCAATTTTCGTTTCCTCTTCGCCACTTAGCATCAATAAGCCAGCGTTGGAACGTCTTGTTTTCAACAGCCTGTCtgtatcttctttttgcttgCTCTTCCAATAttgcattatttttttcagttttgtGACCCATTGCTCCGCAACTGTCGCTGATGACGCAAGAAGCTTTAATAAGAGGCCGTTGGAGGTTTCTATATTTATAACGGACTGCGAAACATTATCAACTTCGTAGCTTCTGTGCCAAAACATTTCACAAGCTTCTTTGTAAACACCATACTTTATTTTGTCAACCTCACAATCAGTACTTGTTCCTTggtatatatttttcacttctgTTAGATCAATTACACTGTCTGTTTTGAGTATTTGGTCGATCCTTCtatgaaaacaatgaaaagCATAAAAATCCCTAGAATCATACTCATCTTGAGTTGTTTGGCAGTTCATCCATTCAATGTGATCATCCGAGTTCAAGGGATAGGGCTGTTGCTGATAAACCTCTGGAATTgtcttccattttttccaaatatcttctttttcctcttcggTACTGTTATCATCAGTAATTGCATCTATAGGTAGCGGAGGATTCGCTCTATACGCTTTCATTGAGAACAGCAAGTTGTCACAcgtgaagaaataagagGTTGAGATATTATATTTACCAAAATGCGTCCTAACAGACCCATACTTGTCGGTcaaccttatcaaaaagcCTTCAATTGGTGGTGTTTCTTTTAGAAATTCTCCATTTACGGATTTTGTTACCCTTGAACAATTTACAATTGGCCTGTATTGAATTAGATGCGATTGGCAAAAAGCGAAAATCCCAGTTATTAGGGAATCTTCGTCACATGGAATCCACTCCAATCTATCATATCTCTTCAAAGCGCACCCTAATACAGGATTCTCTAAATCCCACTTGCTAATCAGGTAATCGTAATGTGctaatttcaatttctctaAGATAGCAATAGTGAAAAATCGCAAAATGGGGTGTTGGAAGACTTTATAgcctttttcaagaaagcaTATTTTTAGTCTTTCTCGTTCCTGTTTTCCTAAATCTCGtaacttttcaaatatgaTTTCATTTAGGTTGATTTTTATTGAGATTTCAGTTTGTGGAATTTTCAAGTTGATGGTTGGTGTAAATAACTGTCGGCCCAAAGtctcaagaagaaatttatACCATCTACCTGATGAACGTATGCTATTACATctcaaaataaatattttAACAGGAGAGTAATGTTTCAATCcgtttttattttcaatgctTTCGTCTACGAATCCATCTAGCCGCTTATCAGGCTTTTGAATGGATATAGTTTTGTCCAGAGAGCTATAGAATCTTACAAtgcaatttcttgaaagaaaaaaatccaacGAATTACGATGATACTTTTTAGCTACGCTGCTGATATCCTCGATTTCTGGAATATGGCGATGACGGTAAAACTGTAAAAGAATGGGAGGATCAAACCTCCCGGTAGATCTTGCAATGACAATGTATTCCTTCCACCGTTCACTTACCCTTGTATCAAAACATTCGTTTTCAGAGAAGTTCGGAAGTGGCACCTTATTTTGTATAGCTTCTTTCACCATCACcagcattttttctttcttgagAATCTGACCTGTGTGTTTCCTACCTGTCGCTTTGTTTGTTAGTGAACTCGTCACGCCCAAAAAAGTACCAACACTATCTTTAAGTTTGCAGCAAGTTTTGTTTCTCGCGTTATGGACATGTTTTCTTATGTGATGAGAATGCTTAGATACTAATCTATCGtgcatattcttttcttcgacCGTCAATTCCGTTGGCCATGGGGGCAAGACATTAAAGAAAGGAAGACCGTTCGAAACAAAATTACCGATATCCTCGTCTAAGTTTCTCCTTCTATTGTGAAAAGCATCGGtaatcttctttctttcatccGAAACTTTTTGTTCATTATTGGGATAATTGACTGCATTTCGAGAGTTTTTCCATATCAtaagattttctttgtccATACTCTGCAGTGCTTCAAGAATAATTTTCTCATTCATGTTTAATGGCAGGCTATCGATAGTATTAGATGCAGAAAGGCCATCGACCAAATTGTTTGAATGGCTAAACTGTTCTGACCCACTTAAAAAACTGTTGTAATCGGGACTTGGCGTATCTGCAGCCGCAACGACACTGTGAGGGGAATGCCTTAAAGTCGTCTCAGAGGGTTGTCTGTTAATGTTTGATTCTACATCCTTAGCCTTCGTTGCCGAAGAGTGAGTCACTATTCGATTAAACTGTGAGTTACTTTCTTCGGGCGAGCTTTCTATTTGCTGTTCATTTTCTCGGTTCTGATCCGAAAGAACTAGTTCACTACCTTtatttgtctttttgtGATCCCTTCTCCGTTCAACTGGCTTTATTGCTGCCGGTTGTGCCGTTTCTTTCAAGGGTAAAGTCTTCATACTCTCATTGTTAGGAAGTTCCgtatttctttctttcaaagactCTTTCTGCTGGAGCGTTTGATCAGAAGAGCTTTGGCACCTTTTAGATGGAGCCATTCTAGGTTCGCTACCCCGTACGGGGCTTGAATTAGCTCTTTCCATCTCAAATTTGTGGTCCTTGAGGTAATGGCTGTTGCGGGTGGTTGTGTTACCTCCATAAGACCACGTAAAGTGCTTTCTCAAATACGACGCAGTAGGTATTTTCTCCACACGCTTTTTATAAATTGTTCCATAGCCATATCTTTTTAGCATATCCGATTGCTTTCTAACCTTCCGAAGTGTAATTTTACTGAGAAGTTTCCAAACCTGACTATTTTGTTCAGCATACCATTGTTTTGGGATTCCCCCCAATAAAGTCACTTGAGAGCATTCGGAAAGCTCTGTGGGAGAGACATAAGATAATCTAAAAGCCGTAAAAGAATGTCGAGGAATAGTGAAGACCTTGACATTGGCATTTTGTGGTGAGCAAAAGCTAGTTACTCGCTGCGCATACTTGatatcatcttcaacaACGCTAACAATAGAATCCATATTTTAATGGTAATTTGCGAATTACAATTGCCTTTCCTCAAGGTCACTGCTGTCTTAatattgctttttttgtttaccCCCATGAGTGTCCTGTATCCAAGATGGTTTTGttctctttattcttttgagGCACGGCGCAAACTCCGAGCTCTTCAAAGTGACTGAAATTTATATTTGGTAAAAAAAGGTCTGCTTTACTTGAAAAATCCTgaatacaaaaataaaatctaGTACCTCTATTGAAAGTTTGTTACTCGTTAcatatacaaaaaaaaagttccgTGCAATGAGTCTACTTAGTAGTAATTCTCGTAACCAAACCTGTCGGGCATAACGGCTGGTGCCACTATTGTCCAACCGTAAAGTGCATAACATATCCATGCGCTAACAATTTTAAcccaagaataaaaatatgttCTTCCTACCGGTATAAAATCTCCTACATCATCCTGAGTAACATTAATGGTTAATAAGATGGCGATCCACTGGGTTgccaaaaagaatataatgTGGAATAAAGTGTAGTTGTATTTGGTTCCGGTCCTTTCGTCGTCATTTTGGTTATCTATAGTACCTTCAGTCGACGATGGTGTCCCTAACCAAGCCGTATCGTACAAGGCACTTTCTGGTAGAGATCCCTCCTCTACAGCCTGCTTAATTGCTTCATATCTTAATTGGTTTCTTGTCTGTCCACCTAGCCCCTCGTACTCGATATCGTTGCCTAGATATATAGCACCATTGGTATTAGTACCTTGAAATGCACTATTGGCCGCAGCTCTCGTTGTTGTGTAAGCGATCGCGACAAAAGTGAATAATGAACCCAAGATAATGCTAAACTTACGGGTCCCACTAGATCTAACCAATGGGTTGCACATTTTGTCATCTGGTTCAGAAGACATGGCGCTCATTGTCAAATAAGTACAGTAAACAGAAACCATACTACTTTGGGCCAACCCGCTTTTAGGATTAGCTTCTTGGATCTTGGGATTCACCGATAAAATAAGTGTTATAACAGTTAATATCAAATTGACTGTTACAGCCGTTTGATTCATGTTACACTGTTGATGGCAGAACATAACATACATAACGACAGTCATAATAATCGACGCAGTGTACATGGAAGTTGTTCCTAAAACCAAAAATCGTTGCCAAAACGAGGAGTCCTCGTCTTCTGACTCAACGTGACTAATACATGTTTCAGCCCATTCATGAGCAAAGTCTACCAATAATATAAGGCCAACTAGAATGAAAATCGCCCCACTGGGAACCGATACCcatttggaaaagaaaatatagaaGTCATTAGGAATAACAAATGATAGGACAATGAGACATAAATACAATATAAATTTTAAACTCCACCatgaattttgaaatgctGCTCTCACATCATTAGTTGATTTTACGCCCATTAGTACAGACGCTAGTATCAAATGTAAGCACCCCAAAGCAAAATTCAATCTATGGACAGTAAAGAACCCACACTCTCCAGTTCCTGTGCATGTTTTCCCAGGCCAGAGGATGGATTTGTTTGCGGAATACGATATCCATGATATTAGTGAGTTTATCAAAAGCCAAAAAGCATAAAGAAGTCTTGTCCCCAGGGAGGAAGACCCTAAGGAAGATGCTGTCTTAGACACTAAACCTGAGCAACAGCCTCCAAAACAGGACGCCACGAACGATCCCGCCATACTGACAGGCAAAGAAATAACGGCACCCATAATTTATTACAgtattattgttttgatgGGAGAGTGGTCTTTGCAAGTGAATTCAAACTTCATAAAAAGGTgtgaagatttcaaaatgcGGTTCATTTTTTGTCAGAGTTGAATTATCCGAACTTCTGCTGTTGCCGAAATTATACAACAACAAAGTCACAGAAGATTAAAAAGATAAATACTGCgtaaaaattcaaaacggCCATCAGAAATGCGTCAAGACAGAGATGCCAGATAGTATTGTGATCGTTTACTGGGAAGGcaataaaattgaaattgggAGAAGCGATCGCGCATGTCCGCAAGAGACGATTCCTTGGAAGACAGGTACcatcgatgaagaaaatagtgATGAGctgaaagaaatatttaatcattattttcagaTGTACGGCCCCTtggaaaatcaagaagTACATGTTTTAATACTGGAAGATGTCTTTACTTCtataattgaaaagagaattaTCTGTGGGATTCTGTTATTAGAATTAAAGTGTGCTTGCGTGTCGTTTATTCCCAGAGTCATCATGCACTGTATATCCTGCAATGCAACGAATGCGTTAGTTATAGATGTAAGTGCTGCTCATACTACGTGTGTACCCATTTTTGACCTCAGACCTCTGCAAAAATACATAAGGTACTCAAAAAGGGGTAAAAGTCAGCTTGTACTAGATGATTATCCCTCGGGCTGTCCCTACACGCCGATATTCTTTGACGAGGACTACAACTCTAAAATTcaagatgacgatgaaatTCCAGTAATAAATCTTGCGAAATGTATTATAAACTCACTTCCTATTGACTTGAGGAAACCTCTCagagaaaatatcattctAGTAAacgttgaagaagaatatgaagCAACAATAAGAGACTTATTCAAGCAGAAAATGGACATGTCTAAAATCCAATTATCTAAAAATTGCTGGCGGGGCGGTTCTATATACGCGAAAACGCTTTTGCATGCTGAGGGAGTAAACGTTGTGGGAGttaaaagagaagaattttATAATGATCCCAACATTGCTCCTGATTGGTTTGATTTCTACTTTAGATCCGGCGCAAAATGCACAAAATAGTGTTCCAATTTTATGTAACCGAGAAAAAACCACTTTTCTCTATTCAAGCCAATTcataattcaaaaataaaacttgaATGGAGAAAAGTTCATGGGAACTCCGATGCCAAGATCAGGTAGCTCACAGGTTCATTTCAGTTTGTAAAGAGTTAAAAATGGTCTCTAGCGGGATCGAACCGCTGATCCCCGCGTTATTAGCACGGTGCCTTAACCAACTGGGCCAAGAGACCTGTTTGTACAAAAACTGTTGTTTTACGGGCTCTGGTAATACCGGATGTCTTGACAATCCTAAATTCGTTTAGGAGAGTAACTTGTTGTCAGACTTATTATTAACGTGATTCACAGAATGTTACTTATCCtatataatctatataagaTCTGAATCCAACTAAAGGGTGGAAGCGCGGAATCTCGGATCTAAACTAATTGTTCAGGTATTTATACGTTTGGTTGGTTTGGTTCATCTTAGGCAAGTAGGCTGCCTAGTATACTCAATCTTGTCTGTTTTGGAACTATTGTTTCGTACGTGTTTCATACATGTTTTATGTCTAGGTTGATAAATCTAGTAATGCTGAGGTATCTCATTTTGAGAtacaacaaaaacaaattcCGAAAAGATACATATCTTCGCGAATTATGGAAATGGTAAAACAACTACCTCGAATATTCAAGGTTATTTTGTTGGAACATATTGGAACAAGAAccaactatccatcaacTATCGGTAAAACAGATTGATACATGCATTCATGTGgctagaagattataaTATACGGTGTTGATAAGATGACGTAAACTATCAGACCAgtaaaataagattcagaactgtcatcgaatttagtggaagctgaagtgcaaggattgataatgcaataggatcaatgaataaagacgtataaaatgaaggaagaaatatgaaaaagatCATGTAAATTTatcgattccctttcgtggattcctaaattcatgaggagaacttctagtatattctatacacaaaatattataaactttatcaaaaatggaaccCCAACAATTGTCACAAAATTTGACTGAAATTCAATACGGAACATATCTAAAATATTCAACGCACGTGTTTCGTATATCGTcatatatagtataagaaaatttctcttttgttcttgatTAATACTAATATTTATTAACATTATCGGCACAACATGTAGAATTCTTGATGATCGAGgcataatattattacaATATTTGACTagtaaacaagaaaaagaaggaagtcTGCACTgtaatttatcaaaagtTTGTCATGCTATAAACTATAGACATACATGGCGTACTAAGGCGTCATTTAAAACCGTAAAAAAACTCCTTGTTtatctcttttattttacAGGATCGAAATATTAAGTTACTCGACTTTAACAGCATAGTAGATCTTTCTAATAAAGATCATACTGCTGAAAAACCCGATTGCTCCAGTGACTACACAACATAGGACAGAcataatgaatgaatat
This is a stretch of genomic DNA from Saccharomyces kudriavzevii IFO 1802 strain IFO1802 genome assembly, chromosome: 4. It encodes these proteins:
- the ARX1 gene encoding putative hydrolase (similar to Saccharomyces cerevisiae ARX1 (YDR101C); ancestral locus Anc_8.245); this encodes MALAISHEDTQILLKDKNILQESVLNKYRTAGQIAQTALKYVTSLINDSYHSKTAEHQVTVSELCLLTDSFILTRLEQYYKNKVNERGIAVPTTIDIDQISGGWCPEIDDTQNLLNWNKGKDSTFASSVTGILRPGDLVKITLGVHIDGYTSEVSHTMVIYPVDATKPIPQPTGPLLGGKADAVAAAHIAMETVVALLACALTPEKLPASLGGASNGITGQLIRTIVDTIARSYNCGVVPSSRVRRIRRFLAGQNEGIVAEREYKGVIWTESHQEADLLSNTDAKDLAVVDRGQATPFTNVSAIPSDDFVVQSGEVYLIDLKMASLEHCNKKGLVTLETVDSYAGKSHKAGELIARTGVYVRDFAQSHILKLKTSRQLLTKIDRQGVYPFKLSHLSSNFPFVDESEEELQNLKKDLKSFRLGMSEISNNYLCVESPIQIARWVPWDHILKATNPNGNLSYDATSTLTLPGHELPLPKLGVSAIKLKSLLNSTKESISLPVARECNTIVLCDSSVSTGDRSELLRLTGGSKTCQPSWIHSQHELNPEDSIVQGIFQLATLVKDKRFGLLLKETQPMKQKGAVTLNGEAEKTMKI
- the STE5 gene encoding Ste5p (similar to Saccharomyces cerevisiae STE5 (YDR103W); ancestral locus Anc_8.247), which translates into the protein MQTPTDSIISPFHNFGNSTQHHSSSRTPRQIAEVQRPSTLSPLSRGKKWTEKLARFQKSSGKKKRFSPSPASSSTFSFSPKSRVTSSNFSGNEDGNMLSTPSSVSADHLPQHPYRTSSLPRPNSNLFYASHNDWSGASEPPVAENSNVHAPHKIPPKIAPFGYPIPRTASKKSFLNAACTLCDEPISSRRKGEKIIELTCGHLSHQECLIISFGTNSKADVGALFPLCTKCKENANKAVQCIPKNDELKDLLISDFLIHKIPDSELPTTPQSQFPLSSSLLPPFGSSYTPVERQTIYSQAPNLSPNLILAAPPKDRNQIPQKYPKRPFLHIPSGHKRTISNTSSIFTMTSMVSSANDSVSIISDSMQQRDDETKIPLPLLRSYFIQVLLNNFQDNLQDWKIDGDYGLLRLVDKLMVSEDGQKYVQCWCFLFENALVVAEVDGEDVDVLEIRLKNLEIFTPVSCLKMTTLEASVLKCTLNKEDCSTSSNLYIVEKINSDESTTVQKWISALLNHDFVFDEDNITSTLPILPILRNFSDSGDSGEHETSTFLGLINPNKVVEVGNMNHENDTVIIRRGFTLGLSESSAQSSVNTIQSVLTTISSILSLKREKPDNLVIILQVDFKKIEEERCIIVIYNSLKALLIKFPRLQFCFVDRNNNVLDYGSVSHKVVSLNAISNLESKRSLIQFSPTWLKNTLYPEEIHEHLGIISVSNSNMEADKSVLFQDYKCFTCLGRRRPNELRVKVGYLNVDYSDRINELVEVGSWNLVLETLCYSFSLSFDEDEEDENDDNSTENDFDRSLRSLSDAESTTTIHIDSPFGNGNLTINLADDGNPYHDIEHCNVNKLESVVSATESPLFPNVRLSLYSNGEDTNESDNSVSALLLSDMDRRIGEITRRGSISSLIESGNETYPLHMDYI